The following nucleotide sequence is from Deinococcus aerophilus.
GATGAACCTGCCGATCTGGTGATCATGAGCAGCAGCACCGACGACTTTCACAGCGACCCCAGCCACGTGCGGGGCCGGGGAGGAGGGCGTCCGGTCGTCGTGGACGCGCTGGAACTGCCGGAAGGGGGAACGACCGTGCTGGGCGTTCCCATCACGCCCTTTCCCGCTTTCGAGAGCAGAAACTATGACTTTCAGGGAGAGTTCGGCCGGCACCCCGATGCCAATGCGCTCTACCTGTTCACCCTGGGCGGCATCAATGTGCTGCACATGGGTGATACCGGCAACCCTGTTGCCCCGGAACATCTCGAGCAGCTCCGGGGCCGGGTGGATGTGCTGCTGGCCCTGGCGGGAGCACACGCCACCATCGCCTATGACGACCTGGACGCGGCCATCGGGGCCATCGGCCCGCGCATCATCATTCCGATGCATTACCACAGCCCGCGCGGCTGGCTCAACATCGAGCCGGTGGACGCCTTTCTGTCGCGTTACCCGGCCGGAATGATCACGCGGGTGGGCGGCCCCAGTCTGGAGGTCACGCCCGACACACTGCCGGCCGAGCCACACATTTATGTCCTCGACCAGACGCGCTAGTCGTCTGGTCTGGGGTCTGTGACGGCTTTTGTGCTTCGGGCCGTGTGTTCAGATGAAGGGCGCTCTGTGGAGGCAAAGCCTGTCCGGATACGGGCCGCCGTGGCGGGTCATCCAGGAGGGCGGCGAGGTCTGGTGCGCGACCGGGTGGCCGTACAACAGGGCCTGCCGATGACCCGGATGCTTCGTTCTCCGTCTGCGGGGCAGCCGGGTCCGGAAGGAGTATTTCTCACCCTGGGAGGTTTCCGCACCATGCCTGAACCGGACCAGAGGGGGCCGTTCGGGCTCGGCTTGACCGGGGATGCCGCGCGGGAGTGCGGTCCCCTCCGGCCCGGAAGGGACGCTCTGCCCGACCCGCCGCCATGCGTCCACGAGGGGCGCCTGCCGGGAAACAAACCAAGGAGACCCGCATGACTGCCCGACCCCGATGTACCATCCACGATCACCACTACGGCTGGGACAACAGCCTGCCGCCCGCGCTGGAAGTCGAGAGCGGCGAGACCATCGAATTTGAGGTGGTCGATTCCGGTGGGGGGCAGTTCACCCCCCGCTCCACCCACGCAGACGTCACGGCCCTGGATTTTTCCAGGATCAACCCGGTAACCGGCCCGGTTCACGTGCGCGGGGCACAGCCGGGCGAC
It contains:
- a CDS encoding MBL fold metallo-hydrolase, whose protein sequence is MKITFYAHASFRLEEGDLAVVTDPYTPGPKPGSGFEPIDEPADLVIMSSSTDDFHSDPSHVRGRGGGRPVVVDALELPEGGTTVLGVPITPFPAFESRNYDFQGEFGRHPDANALYLFTLGGINVLHMGDTGNPVAPEHLEQLRGRVDVLLALAGAHATIAYDDLDAAIGAIGPRIIIPMHYHSPRGWLNIEPVDAFLSRYPAGMITRVGGPSLEVTPDTLPAEPHIYVLDQTR